The DNA window TCGAAAGCGCTCCTATAGAATTTCGAGGCGGCAACAGCCGCCATACCCGCAACCTGCGCTACATGCACGAACGCGGAAACGACCACCTGACCGGGCCCTACCTTGAAGACGAATTCTGGGACGACCTGAATCGTGTCACCGGGGGCCAGACCAATGAGGAACTGGCGCGCGTTACCATCCGCCAATCCAACAATGTCGGTGAATGGATGACCCTGCATGGTGTAAACTTCCAACCGGCCATGCGCGGAACGCTTCACCTGGCCCGCACCAACGGTTTTTTTCTCGGCGGAGGCAAAGCCCTGATAAACGCCTATTATCGCACGGCTGCAAAACTGGGGGTCCGGATCCTGTACGATGCAGAGGTCACGGACCTGGAGATTCAGGACGGACTGTTTAAATCGGCAACGTTTGTGTCCCGGGGGCTTACTCAAAAAGTCCGGACAAAAGCGGTTGTATTGGCTTCGGGCGGATTTCAGGCAAACCTTGACTGGTTGAAGGAATACTGGGGGCCGCCGGCGGACAATTTTATTATCCGCGGCACACCCTACAATAAAGGCCGCATGCTGCGGGTTCTGCTGGACCAAGGCGCCAAGCCCGTCGGAGACCCCCGCCAGTGTCATGCTGTGGCGATTGACGCCCGCGCGCCAAAATTTGACGGCGGGATCGTCACGCGACTCGATTGCGTACCCTTCGGCATCGTCGTCAACAAAGAAGCCCGGCGTTTTTACGACGAGGGCGAAGAGTTCTGGCCCAAACGATACGCCATCTGGGGGCGCCTGGTCGCCCAGCAGCCTGATCAGATAGCTTATGCCGTCATCGATTCAAAATCGATTGATTTATTTATGCCGTCCGTTTTCCCCCCCATCGAGGCTGCCTCCATCGAAGAAATGGCTGCCAAAATGGAACTAGATCCGGCCGCCCTCAAAGAAACCGTAGCGGCTTTCAACGGAGCCGTACGGCCCGGCCGGTTCGATTCCAATGACCTGGACGACTGCACGACCGTGGGCTTGGAACCGGCCAAGAGTCACTGGGCCCGGCCGCTGGACCGACCGCCCTACTACGGCTACCCCCTCAGGCCCGGTATTACGTTCACCTACCTGGGGGTCACCGTCAACGACCGCGCCCAGGTAATCCTGCAGGATGATCGGCCGGCTGCAAACATCTTCGCGGCCGGCGAAATCATGGCCGGCAACATTTTGGGAAAAGGTTACATGGCGGGTTTCGGGATGACCATCGGCACTGTTTTTGGCCGCATCGCCGGAAAGGAGGCCGCGCGCCATGTCCTCTCCTGAGATGCTGAAAGAAGCTGATCGCGTAATGGTGATCTGCAATTCCTGCCGCTACTGCGAGGGCTTTTGCGCGGTTTTCCCGGCCATGGAACGTCGCAGAACATTTACGGCGCACGATCTGAAATATTTAGCCAACCTGTGTCACAATTGCCGCGATTGTTATTACGCCTGTCAGTATGCCCCGCCGCATGAATTTGATGTAAACGTCCCCAAAACACTTGCGGAACTGCGGCTGGAAACCTATCGGGAATTCACCTGGCCGGGCGTTTTTAAGGGTCTCTTCAGGCAAAACGGATTGGCAGTCGCGCTGGTAACGACCCTTAGCGTTTTGCTCGTTCTGTTGCTGACCTTCCTCTCCAAAGGGCCTGCTGCCGTCTTTGCCATTCACTCGGGCGAAAACGCTTTTTACCAGATCATATCCTATTGGGCCATCGTAATCCCCCTGTCCGCCCTGGGGCTTTTTGTCCTGACAACCCTTTTGAAGGGAATTGCCAATTTCTGGCGTGAAACCGGCGGGACGCCGGGTGAATTGTTCTCCCCCCAAGCAAATGCACAGGCGATTTGGGATGTATTGCAACTGAAATACCTGGACGGCGGCGGCCATGGGTGCAACTATCCCGATGACCGCTTCAGCTTTATCCGAAAATGGTTTCACCATTTTGTGTTTTACGGATTCATCCTTTGTTTTATTTCAACCACGATCGCCGCGATATACGATCATTTTCTGCACTGGCCTGCGCCTTACCCGTTTTGGAGCTGGCCGGTCGTACTGGGAACCATGGGCGGGGTCGCTCTGCTGATCGGCACGGTGGGATTGCTGGTTTTAAAGCTGAAGATGGATCCGTCGCCGGCCGCGCCGCGAGCCTTCAGCATGGATATCGCTTTCTTGTCGCTGCTGTTTTTAACGAGCCTGACAGGCCTGCTGCTGCTGGTTTTTCGGGAGACAGGGGCGATGGGAATCCTGCTGGCAGTTCATCTTGGCATCGTTGTCGGGCTTTTTATCACAATGCCCTACGGAAAATTCATTCACGCGGCCTATCGCTACGCTGCCCTTGCCCGTAATGCAAATGAGAAGCTGGCGGAAGACAGGTTGGCCGTCGATCCGACACAAAATAAAGCGTAAGCATCCGACCCCCGAGGGGATTTGACTTTCCGGAATTTCATCCACTTATTGAAATCCCACAGGTTTTCCATGCGGAAATAAAGCTTCAATTCAGTCCTCGCTTTCTTCAATAAACACAACTCCTTTCATGATTTCACGAGCCGTTCGATTCAAAGCGATCTTCCGGGCCTGCCACTTTCCATCCTTTTCATCAAGTTCGGCGGTCAGCGCGATCTGCCCGGAGGGATGGCCGATGACGACCTCCGGTCCCTCACCATGGCGCATTTCGTAAACAACGCTGCCGGGCAATACGGCAGCAGCGGCTGTGGCAACCGATCCGGTAACGGCAATGGAACGGTGCATCACCCCCATGGCTGCCGTTAAAATCATGAACTGATGACTTTCGCCGGTTTGTTGTCCGCCCAGCACGTCCTTGTAAGGCTGCGGCGGCCGCACCGCCAGCACTTTGGGAACTGCCGGTGTTTTCAGGCGGGCTTCCTCCGGAGTTTTCGCCATTCCCAGACGTACGGCCGCTGCCCCGCGAACCGCCTCCATCTTTTGCCAGAGTTCGGGATCCTTTTCCCACTGGACCGGATCTCCGTTGATGCCCAGCGCCGCCATGGAGCAGAAAACCGCCAGATTCCCCGCCTGGATGATGGTAACCTCCAGTTCCGGAGACACCCCGGGAACATCCAGCCTTTCCCGAATATTCCCGGTGGGGAGCAGGGTCCGTTCCGGGTTGCTTAAAAATTCAAGCACAATGCGGGACCCGCTGCCGGGGGCGCCGTCGATGCTGTAATCACCTTTGGGATAAAAGCGCCCCTTGCGTGTCGCAAATGTGGCCCGCAAGAGCGCCTTGGTGTTGGTGTTAAATATCACCACCGACGCCTGGTCACCCGTTGCCGCAACCAGCCCCTCATTAACACAAAAGGGCCCCACCGCCGAAGATATGTTGCCGCAGTTTCCCTTTCGGTCTGCAATCTTCTGAATCACCCCCGGATAAACAAAGGTATAGTCGACATCCGCTTTAGGAACAGTGGGCGGGCCGATGATCGCACATTTGGATGTCTGCGGGTATCCGCCCCCCAACCCATCGACCTGGAGCGAATGCCCGGAGCCGATGGCCTGCATGATGATCCGGTCCTGTTCGTCAATACTCCCAGGCAAATCCTTTTCATGGAAAAAAATCGCCCGGGAAGTGCCGCCCCGATAAATTGAAATGGGAATTTTTTTCATCTGAAGTCGGTCCTTTCTGTTTCTTGACAAAAAGATATTGTCAGTCTTTTGCAACATCTGTATGGTATCAAAAACATCTGCTAATTGACAATTGCAAATTCTGGAGACTGATCCATGAAAAATTTTTCATATGAATTCCCCTACCCCTCCCAACGCATGCCGGTCTTTGCCAAAAATGTCGTGGCGACTTCCCAGCCATTGGCCGCCCAGGCCGGGCTACGTATGCTGCTTAAAGGCGGCAACGCCGTGGACGCCGCCCTTGCAAGCGCCATTGCCCTCACCGTGGTCGAGCCTGCCAGCAACGGGCTCGGCAGCGATGCCTTTGCCATTGTCTGGGATGGACACGAACTCCAGGGGTTGAACGCCTCCGGCCGCTCGCCCCGGGCCTGGACACCCGCGCGTTTTGCCGGTTTAACCCAAATGCCGCAATTGGGCTGGGATGCGGTAACAGTTCCCGGCGCGGTGGATGCATGGGTTAAACTTTCCGAGCGATTCGGTAAACTTCCTTTTGGCGACCTGTTTGAACCGGCCATCCACTACGCCCGCACCGGTTTTCTGGTGTCTCCCAAAACCGCCGCCAAGTGGGCGCAAACGCCGCAGCTTTACAAAGATTATCCTGATTTTAGCGCCGCCTTTTTGCCGAACGGCAAAGCGCCGGGCATCGATGAAATGTTCCGGTTTCCCCATCAGGCAGACACCCTGGCGGAAATTGCCGCTTCCCGGGGAGAATCTTTTTACCGGGGCGAATTGGCCAAACGGATTGTCGCCTATGCCAATAAAACCGGGGGAGCCATGACGGAAGCGGACCTGGCCCAGCACCAATCCGACTGGGTAGCGCCCATCTCCCAGGAATACGATGGCGTCTATCTTAACGAAATCCCCCCCAACGGTCAGGGGCTGGCCGCCCTCATCGCGCTTGGCATCTTGAAACATCACAACATCGGCCGATACCCGGTCGATTCCGCCGACAGCCTTCATCTGCAGTTTGAAGCCATGAAAATCGCTTTTGCCGAGGCCCATCGCCATATTGCCGATCCGGCCCACATGCAGGTGGACACCCTTGCCTTTCTTGACGGCGATTTTCTGTCACAACGGGCAGCCGAGATCGATATCCATCACGCCAAGCTTTACCGTTCAGGGCTGCCTGCGGAAAAGGGTACGGTGTATTTAACCGCCGCCGATGAAAACGGCATGATGGTTTCGATGATCCAGTCAAACTACAACGGATTCGGTTCCGGCATCGTGGTGCCGGGAACCGGCATCAGCATGCAAAATCGCGCTTCCGGGTTCACGCTGGAATCGGGCCATCCCAACCAGGTCGGCGGCGGCAAACGCCCATTTCATACCATCATCCCGGGCTTTGTCATGAAAGATAATAAACCGCTCATGAGTTTCGGCGTCATGGGGGGAGCCATGCAGGCCCAGGGCCATGTCCAGGTGATGATCCGGCTATTCGACTACGGGCAAAATCCCCAAGCCGCTTCAGACGCCCCGCGCTGGCATGTGTTTAATGACGGCAGCGTCGCCCTCGAAGGGGGGTTTTCAGCTTCGGTTGTGGAAGAACTCACCCGCCGGGGCCATCAAATCATACTGGGTCAGCCGGGCTCGCTTTTTGGCGGCGCCCAATTGATTTGCCGTCTGGACGATGGCTATTGTGCGGCCTCTGATCATCGCAAAGACGGACAGGCCGTCGGGTTTTAATCTGTTACTGATAAGAACATTAATGTTTAGACAGGATTAACAATATGTTTTTGCCTTTCTCCCGCTCTGCGGGACAGGCTGTAGAAAGGCAAAAAGCATCCATTGTTGATTCTCCGAATCTTTTTGCGCTGAAGCGGAATTGCGTTTTCACGGCTTCATCAGGAAGCCGCGAAATAAATCAAGTCAATCCTGCTAAGGTGCAGCGAAGCCTTTGGCGAAGATGGATTAATCCTGTCAGAAAACATTTTGGCTTTATGTCTACTGGAATTTGACGAACCTGATTATTTTTCTTGACACTTGGTATGGGTGTTCTTTAACAAGCCAGCGGGGTCGTGTCTTGAAACTTGCGAAGCCAGCGGGGTCGTGTCTTGAAACTTGCATATTCGGCTGAATTCTGCCAACAAGCTGGCAAAGGTAAAGATCGAAAATGACAATAACCTAATGAAAGTGGTCATAGGTATTGAGTAAGAATTTCATGCTGCAAGATTCAAGACCCTGTGCGTTATGCTGTGCGTTATTAAATTCAGTATCCACCCATGACGCTATCACATACAGCACAAAGGCATCAACGCATAAGAATGTTCACCCATACCTACGGTACGGGATTCTTATGGATAACCGGAAACATTATCCATTACCGGGACGTTTAATAAGACATGGTGCACATTTTAATTTTATGATACTGATTTTTTAGATCGTATGGCATGGATAGTATTATATCAAAGATTTACTCTTAAATATAAACACCGATTTTCGTGCTAAACATGTTTATAAATATTGAGACCATTTTCAGAAAACCAAAAATAATAAAATCCTGTAATTTTATCAACTTACAATAATCGGCCGCCTTTGGGGTCCACCTCAAAGTTTATATCTTATGACGGTAAACAAGGGAATCGCTATTGTTAAATTGCCAGAACAATTTCCTAAAATCAATCAAGGTTAAAAGCCTTAATCCGTCTACGGAAAAGAGCCAAAGGAAAAGGAAAAGGATAAAAGGGGACGTTGTAAAAGGGGACGTTGTTGACAAGCCGGACAAACTCAAATGTTGACGTCGCTGAATCTTGACAACTACCGAAGTGGTAACATCTAACTGCCGGGCGATTTCTGCTAATGATATATCTTTTCCTGTTTATCAACAACGTCTTTTTTATCCTTCTCCGGGGGAGAAAACATATTCTATTTATCATTATGTAAAGGATAAAATTGGTACGTAAACTCTAAAACAACTTACGACAACCCAATCAACACTTGAATCTGGTAGGGGCCGAATGCCTTTTTGATATGCTATGGCCTGTTGCTGATCGGTTCGAGCGATATTATCATTACAAGACCCAGAACGCTGGACAGCGTAAAGAGCCAAAAAGCCGGACCATAACCGGAAGTAATGTCAAAAATATATCCCGCCAGAAACGGGCCGATGGCCCGCCGATGGTGCCGCTGAAAACAACGATGCCGAAAAGCGCGCCGTGGGAGGTTGTCCCGAAATATTCGGCCACCATGGGCGAAATGGCGGTAAAAATACCGCCGTGGGAAATGCCGTAAATCACTGCAAAAAGATACAACATCCACAGCTCCCGCGCGACCTGTAGCCATAAAAGCCCGCCGATAAGCAGGAAAAAACAAGTCATCATTATCACTCTGCTGCCGAGGCGATCAACGGCGACCCCGCTCACAAAGCGCCCGACCATGCTGACGCCTCCGATCGTGGCAAGAACACCGGCGGCTTTTGGGGCGGATGCACCCAGGTCCTGGGCATGTGGAACGATGTGCACCAGGATACTCATAAGGCAAAAACCAGCCGCCAGGTTGGCGAAGCAGATCGTCCAGAACGGTTGGGTTCGAAGCACCTCGCGCAAAGTTAGATCATTGCCGGTCGCATACGGTCGGCCTACCGGTGTTTTTTCCGCATCATCCAGCAAAAAACCCATCTGGCCCGGATCCCGCCTGAGAAATTGGCCGATTGAAACCAGAAGCAGCAGCACGGCTGTTCCCATAATCATGTAGGAAGTCCGCCAGCCATAAATTGTGATAAGAAAACTCGCCATGAGGGGAACAGCGAACTGCCCTGCACCTGTACCGACTTTAACGATACCGGTCATGGCCCCCCGGTTTCGGACAAACCACCGTGCCGTCGTCACAATGCAGCGGAATACGCAGTACTGAGGGGGATGACATCGATG is part of the Desulfobacterales bacterium genome and encodes:
- the tcuB gene encoding tricarballylate utilization 4Fe-4S protein TcuB, with product MSSPEMLKEADRVMVICNSCRYCEGFCAVFPAMERRRTFTAHDLKYLANLCHNCRDCYYACQYAPPHEFDVNVPKTLAELRLETYREFTWPGVFKGLFRQNGLAVALVTTLSVLLVLLLTFLSKGPAAVFAIHSGENAFYQIISYWAIVIPLSALGLFVLTTLLKGIANFWRETGGTPGELFSPQANAQAIWDVLQLKYLDGGGHGCNYPDDRFSFIRKWFHHFVFYGFILCFISTTIAAIYDHFLHWPAPYPFWSWPVVLGTMGGVALLIGTVGLLVLKLKMDPSPAAPRAFSMDIAFLSLLFLTSLTGLLLLVFRETGAMGILLAVHLGIVVGLFITMPYGKFIHAAYRYAALARNANEKLAEDRLAVDPTQNKA
- the tcuA gene encoding FAD-dependent tricarballylate dehydrogenase TcuA; translation: MASTPHDADTLSQTFDLLVIGGGNAALCAAMTAQAAGARVLLLESAPIEFRGGNSRHTRNLRYMHERGNDHLTGPYLEDEFWDDLNRVTGGQTNEELARVTIRQSNNVGEWMTLHGVNFQPAMRGTLHLARTNGFFLGGGKALINAYYRTAAKLGVRILYDAEVTDLEIQDGLFKSATFVSRGLTQKVRTKAVVLASGGFQANLDWLKEYWGPPADNFIIRGTPYNKGRMLRVLLDQGAKPVGDPRQCHAVAIDARAPKFDGGIVTRLDCVPFGIVVNKEARRFYDEGEEFWPKRYAIWGRLVAQQPDQIAYAVIDSKSIDLFMPSVFPPIEAASIEEMAAKMELDPAALKETVAAFNGAVRPGRFDSNDLDDCTTVGLEPAKSHWARPLDRPPYYGYPLRPGITFTYLGVTVNDRAQVILQDDRPAANIFAAGEIMAGNILGKGYMAGFGMTIGTVFGRIAGKEAARHVLS
- a CDS encoding PrpF domain-containing protein, producing the protein MKKIPISIYRGGTSRAIFFHEKDLPGSIDEQDRIIMQAIGSGHSLQVDGLGGGYPQTSKCAIIGPPTVPKADVDYTFVYPGVIQKIADRKGNCGNISSAVGPFCVNEGLVAATGDQASVVIFNTNTKALLRATFATRKGRFYPKGDYSIDGAPGSGSRIVLEFLSNPERTLLPTGNIRERLDVPGVSPELEVTIIQAGNLAVFCSMAALGINGDPVQWEKDPELWQKMEAVRGAAAVRLGMAKTPEEARLKTPAVPKVLAVRPPQPYKDVLGGQQTGESHQFMILTAAMGVMHRSIAVTGSVATAAAAVLPGSVVYEMRHGEGPEVVIGHPSGQIALTAELDEKDGKWQARKIALNRTAREIMKGVVFIEESED
- a CDS encoding gamma-glutamyltransferase family protein, with amino-acid sequence MKNFSYEFPYPSQRMPVFAKNVVATSQPLAAQAGLRMLLKGGNAVDAALASAIALTVVEPASNGLGSDAFAIVWDGHELQGLNASGRSPRAWTPARFAGLTQMPQLGWDAVTVPGAVDAWVKLSERFGKLPFGDLFEPAIHYARTGFLVSPKTAAKWAQTPQLYKDYPDFSAAFLPNGKAPGIDEMFRFPHQADTLAEIAASRGESFYRGELAKRIVAYANKTGGAMTEADLAQHQSDWVAPISQEYDGVYLNEIPPNGQGLAALIALGILKHHNIGRYPVDSADSLHLQFEAMKIAFAEAHRHIADPAHMQVDTLAFLDGDFLSQRAAEIDIHHAKLYRSGLPAEKGTVYLTAADENGMMVSMIQSNYNGFGSGIVVPGTGISMQNRASGFTLESGHPNQVGGGKRPFHTIIPGFVMKDNKPLMSFGVMGGAMQAQGHVQVMIRLFDYGQNPQAASDAPRWHVFNDGSVALEGGFSASVVEELTRRGHQIILGQPGSLFGGAQLICRLDDGYCAASDHRKDGQAVGF
- a CDS encoding MFS transporter, which translates into the protein MTGIVKVGTGAGQFAVPLMASFLITIYGWRTSYMIMGTAVLLLLVSIGQFLRRDPGQMGFLLDDAEKTPVGRPYATGNDLTLREVLRTQPFWTICFANLAAGFCLMSILVHIVPHAQDLGASAPKAAGVLATIGGVSMVGRFVSGVAVDRLGSRVIMMTCFFLLIGGLLWLQVARELWMLYLFAVIYGISHGGIFTAISPMVAEYFGTTSHGALFGIVVFSGTIGGPSARFWRDIFLTLLPVMVRLFGSLRCPAFWVL